In Desulfomonile tiedjei DSM 6799, a genomic segment contains:
- a CDS encoding thiamine pyrophosphate-dependent enzyme, whose product MTEKQNSEVRFLMGNEAIARGAIEAGCSVAAAYPGTPSSEVLESLVRWKKVLNHPIYLEWSVNEKIAFEVAYGSSLAGARSMAAMKMVGLNVASDPFLSAAYLGVRGGLVVVVADDPGPHSSQTEQDSRFFGWFAKVPVLDPGTPAEALTMMIQAFELSERYQVPVLLRPCLRVCHARQNVALNVPGAIGDVGPFKRNWTRWAAIPRYRLVLHGELNEKLATIVRDEPGSVPSLILGNASASIALITSGSVSSHVRDIVASDPEYGDIAVYKVDMPFPANTEALQDIVDSHAKTLVIEETYPVLELQIRNRTKVTGRMSGDVPPQGELTPEAVEDILVKTLDKPAPTRLSPAIKPRRPSLCPGCPHRPAFYMIKEVFDKSVYAGDIGCYTLGINMGVVDTCLCMGASIGMAGGLFRAPLEENSFRVVSTIGDSTFFHAGVPALINAVHTRASFVLVIMDNAVTAMTGGQPPPATATLADGSPAVPISLERLVHGCGVDFVEVVDPYDHAQLRETLQKARNYTFEEARGVSVVIARRPCVMSSLAEPSSLRFEVGEECDLCMSCIKDLECPAFKFVKEPEKRMTIDVDLCAGCGFCVNTCPSHAVKVKGA is encoded by the coding sequence ATGACAGAAAAGCAGAATTCTGAAGTCAGGTTCCTCATGGGCAACGAAGCAATCGCCCGCGGAGCTATCGAGGCGGGATGCAGCGTTGCAGCAGCTTACCCGGGAACACCCTCTTCTGAGGTACTCGAATCCCTGGTTCGGTGGAAAAAGGTGCTGAATCATCCCATCTACCTGGAATGGTCGGTAAATGAGAAGATCGCCTTTGAAGTCGCTTACGGATCGTCACTAGCCGGAGCCCGATCCATGGCCGCGATGAAAATGGTCGGATTGAATGTTGCTTCCGACCCGTTCCTTAGTGCGGCCTATCTCGGGGTACGGGGCGGTCTGGTCGTGGTTGTTGCTGACGACCCCGGCCCACATTCCAGTCAGACCGAACAGGACAGCCGTTTCTTCGGATGGTTCGCCAAAGTCCCCGTGCTGGATCCGGGAACTCCTGCAGAAGCACTTACCATGATGATCCAGGCCTTTGAGCTGTCCGAAAGGTACCAGGTTCCGGTATTGCTTCGGCCGTGCCTGCGAGTCTGCCATGCTCGTCAGAACGTTGCACTCAACGTGCCCGGGGCTATTGGCGATGTCGGGCCGTTCAAACGCAATTGGACGCGGTGGGCTGCGATTCCGCGTTATCGACTGGTCCTCCACGGAGAATTAAACGAAAAACTCGCGACAATCGTGCGGGATGAACCTGGGAGCGTGCCTTCGCTGATTCTGGGCAATGCTTCCGCTTCCATAGCCCTGATTACTTCAGGCTCGGTTTCTTCCCATGTGCGCGACATCGTGGCGTCCGATCCTGAATACGGTGATATTGCAGTGTACAAAGTCGATATGCCGTTCCCTGCCAATACGGAAGCTCTCCAGGACATCGTAGACAGTCATGCCAAAACTCTTGTCATTGAAGAAACGTATCCCGTGCTGGAACTCCAGATTCGGAATCGGACGAAAGTTACGGGGAGAATGTCGGGCGATGTCCCTCCACAGGGTGAGCTGACTCCTGAAGCAGTGGAAGACATCCTCGTCAAGACGTTGGACAAACCAGCGCCAACCAGATTGAGTCCTGCAATTAAACCCAGGCGACCGTCTCTGTGCCCGGGATGTCCTCACAGACCGGCTTTCTACATGATCAAAGAGGTGTTCGATAAATCCGTGTACGCTGGAGACATCGGATGCTACACGCTTGGCATCAATATGGGCGTAGTCGACACCTGTTTGTGCATGGGCGCATCAATCGGTATGGCAGGCGGTCTGTTCAGAGCCCCGCTGGAGGAAAACTCTTTCAGAGTGGTATCCACGATCGGAGATTCCACATTCTTCCACGCAGGTGTCCCAGCCTTGATTAATGCCGTCCATACTCGCGCTTCGTTCGTGCTGGTCATCATGGACAACGCAGTCACGGCCATGACCGGCGGTCAACCGCCCCCCGCCACAGCTACGCTGGCCGACGGCTCGCCTGCTGTGCCTATCAGTTTGGAACGACTTGTTCACGGCTGTGGAGTCGATTTTGTCGAGGTGGTGGATCCGTACGATCACGCGCAGCTCAGAGAGACGCTGCAAAAGGCACGAAACTACACTTTTGAAGAAGCACGGGGAGTTTCTGTGGTGATAGCGAGACGCCCCTGTGTAATGTCTTCCCTTGCAGAGCCCTCGTCACTGCGATTTGAGGTTGGGGAGGAATGCGATCTCTGTATGAGCTGCATCAAGGATCTGGAGTGCCCGGCCTTCAAGTTTGTCAAAGAACCGGAAAAGCGCATGACCATAGATGTGGATTTGTGCGCTGGATGCGGATTCTGCGTGAATACGTGTCCGTCCCATGCAGTAAAGGTCAAAGGAGCATGA